Proteins encoded in a region of the Stieleria neptunia genome:
- a CDS encoding SHD1 domain-containing protein, with protein sequence MRPSLSFLLAFLLFPLATPDQVSAETWTDNTGQFKIEAEFVGVEGRSVVLRLADGSTKNVPIERLSDASRNRAKQLYEAAKSKPAAASPMVAEPATPNATSGSTTPSIARNRDDFAPAVPPVPPMPAFPDNGSLQQTVDFVIAQALAGHPEVVWYALPAEVRKEVDSDEVRAAMRPSIEMQVDAQKPIQDVANKVCEILIRKKQFILNTPMVKMAPPQVMQMVRPLYDPASGLIYELVHCAFDSKMMVDESVTTFVDHYGPRIGGHMRVLVQAAPPGMIEQFTSQIVVDQIDDASGTITVPKQDGGTTVVEMVAYGGRWMPKDFVATWKEKGGTMASGLAQEFENNQETLKASQQQMAQATGMIAGMANQFLQPMLDATTQQEFDAALTQAMMTAAMFQNQAGPGLAPGPAARNPAFGQ encoded by the coding sequence ATGAGACCTTCCCTGTCTTTTCTTCTGGCATTCCTTCTTTTTCCGCTGGCCACTCCTGATCAGGTCTCGGCGGAAACGTGGACGGACAACACCGGACAATTCAAAATCGAAGCCGAATTTGTCGGCGTCGAAGGCCGATCGGTCGTCTTGCGTCTGGCCGACGGTTCGACCAAAAACGTTCCGATTGAACGGCTGAGTGACGCCAGCCGGAATCGGGCCAAGCAACTCTATGAGGCTGCAAAATCGAAACCGGCCGCTGCCAGCCCCATGGTCGCCGAGCCTGCCACGCCAAACGCAACGTCCGGATCGACGACACCGTCGATCGCTCGCAATCGCGATGACTTTGCACCGGCCGTTCCCCCCGTTCCCCCGATGCCGGCCTTTCCCGACAACGGTTCGCTGCAACAAACCGTCGACTTCGTGATCGCACAAGCCTTGGCGGGGCATCCCGAAGTCGTCTGGTACGCGCTGCCGGCCGAGGTCCGCAAAGAAGTGGACAGTGACGAAGTCCGTGCGGCGATGCGTCCCAGTATCGAAATGCAAGTCGACGCGCAAAAACCGATTCAGGATGTGGCCAACAAAGTTTGTGAAATCCTGATCCGAAAAAAGCAATTCATCCTGAACACGCCAATGGTCAAAATGGCGCCGCCGCAAGTGATGCAGATGGTCCGACCGTTGTACGATCCTGCCAGCGGCCTGATTTACGAACTGGTCCACTGCGCGTTTGATTCAAAAATGATGGTCGACGAATCGGTCACGACCTTCGTCGATCACTACGGGCCTCGGATCGGAGGTCACATGCGCGTCTTGGTCCAGGCCGCCCCGCCCGGGATGATCGAGCAGTTCACCAGCCAGATCGTCGTCGATCAGATCGATGATGCGAGTGGAACGATCACGGTACCCAAACAAGACGGTGGCACAACGGTCGTTGAAATGGTCGCCTATGGTGGGCGTTGGATGCCGAAAGACTTCGTCGCGACCTGGAAAGAAAAAGGCGGCACGATGGCCAGCGGATTAGCCCAGGAATTTGAAAACAACCAAGAAACACTCAAGGCGTCGCAACAACAGATGGCACAAGCGACCGGGATGATCGCCGGGATGGCCAACCAGTTTCTGCAGCCGATGCTCGACGCGACGACCCAACAAGAGTTCGACGCCGCGCTGACTCAAGCGATGATGACCGCGGCCATGTTCCAAAACCAAGCCGGCCCCGGTTTGGCCCCAGGCCCCGCCGCCCGCAACCCGGCGTTCGGGCAATGA
- a CDS encoding calcium-binding protein codes for MKRASSHNTNVKRRRPANTRRNRLTRSIQIESLEDRRLLAVTAALTGGVLSIVGDAESNQIEVSKTPEGVIQVNQGEVEIAGDTPTTDNTSAILVQGLGGDDEITVNDPSGELPQTILVGGSGNDVLVGGAGNDFLIGGGGNDFLSGGDGEDRLAGGAGNDTLIGGKGNDIKLGEEGNDLMVWNNGDGSDLMEGGEGDDTVQVNGADAAGDDFSINANGDRVNFQRNNLGLFQLDIGSTENLDVNGQGGNDVIAGSTGLVGLIQLDLDGGEGNDLLIGGDGVDVLRGGAGNDTLIGGKGNDIKLGEEGNDLMVWNNGDGSDLMEGGEGDDTVQVNGADAAGDDFSINANGDRVNFQRNNLGLFQLDIGSTENLDVNGQGGNDVIAGSTGLVGLIQLDLDGGEGNDLLIGGDGVDVLRGGAGNDTLIGGKGNDIKLGEEGNDLMVWNNGDGSDLMEGGEGDDTVQVNGADAAGDDFSINANGDRVNFQRNNLGLFQLDIGSTENLDVNGQGGNDVIAGSTGLVGLIQLDLDGGEGNDLLIGGDGVDVLRGGAGNDTLIGGKGNDIKLGEEGNDLMVWNNGDGSDLMEGGEGDDTVQVNGADAAGDDFSINANGDRVNFQRNNLGLFQLDIGSTENLDVNGQGGNDRVFAGDMTGVDDLSEIDLDGGAGNDRIDARRLNAEVDLIAQGGDGRDIIFGGMGNDLLLGGDGNDFIRGFAGDDTIDGGDGRDVIFGDLGNDDLSGGAGNDAVIGGRGDDALDGGDGFDLLVGGSGNDTGINGEINISVN; via the coding sequence ATGAAGCGTGCATCTTCCCACAATACCAACGTAAAACGCCGCCGCCCAGCCAACACACGGCGAAACCGACTCACTCGTTCGATCCAGATTGAATCGCTTGAAGATCGCCGTTTGTTGGCAGTCACCGCAGCCTTGACCGGGGGAGTGCTCTCGATCGTCGGCGACGCAGAATCCAATCAGATCGAAGTCAGCAAGACTCCCGAAGGCGTCATCCAAGTCAATCAAGGCGAAGTCGAGATCGCGGGCGACACGCCAACGACCGACAACACGTCGGCCATCCTGGTGCAGGGGCTCGGCGGAGACGATGAAATCACTGTCAACGATCCGAGTGGTGAACTTCCACAAACCATCTTGGTCGGGGGATCAGGAAATGACGTTCTAGTCGGTGGAGCCGGCAATGATTTCCTGATCGGTGGCGGTGGCAACGACTTCCTCAGCGGTGGCGATGGCGAAGATCGGTTGGCCGGTGGTGCCGGCAACGACACACTGATCGGCGGCAAGGGCAACGACATCAAGCTGGGTGAAGAAGGCAATGACCTGATGGTCTGGAACAACGGTGACGGAAGTGACCTGATGGAAGGCGGCGAAGGCGACGATACCGTGCAAGTCAACGGAGCCGATGCCGCCGGCGATGACTTTTCGATCAACGCCAACGGCGATCGAGTCAATTTCCAACGCAATAACCTGGGGCTGTTTCAACTGGACATCGGATCGACGGAGAACTTGGACGTCAACGGTCAGGGCGGCAATGATGTGATCGCGGGCAGCACCGGCCTGGTCGGTCTCATTCAGTTGGACCTGGATGGTGGTGAAGGGAACGACTTGTTGATCGGCGGCGACGGTGTTGACGTGCTTCGAGGAGGTGCCGGCAACGACACACTGATCGGCGGAAAGGGCAACGACATCAAGCTGGGTGAAGAAGGCAATGACCTGATGGTCTGGAACAACGGCGACGGAAGTGACCTGATGGAAGGCGGCGAAGGCGACGACACCGTGCAAGTCAACGGAGCCGATGCCGCCGGCGATGACTTTTCGATCAATGCCAACGGCGATCGAGTCAATTTCCAACGCAACAACCTAGGGCTGTTTCAGTTGGACATCGGATCGACGGAGAACTTGGACGTCAACGGTCAAGGCGGCAATGATGTGATCGCGGGCAGCACCGGCCTGGTCGGTCTCATTCAGTTGGACCTGGATGGTGGTGAAGGGAACGACTTGTTGATCGGCGGCGACGGTGTTGACGTGCTTCGAGGAGGTGCCGGCAACGACACGTTGATCGGCGGTAAGGGCAACGACATCAAACTGGGTGAAGAAGGCAATGACCTGATGGTCTGGAACAACGGTGACGGAAGTGACCTGATGGAAGGCGGCGAAGGCGACGATACCGTGCAAGTCAACGGGGCCGATGCCGCCGGCGATGACTTTTCGATCAACGCCAACGGCGATCGAGTCAATTTCCAACGCAACAACCTGGGGCTGTTTCAGTTGGACATCGGATCGACGGAGAACTTGGACGTCAACGGTCAGGGCGGCAATGATGTGATCGCGGGCAGCACCGGCCTGGTCGGTCTCATTCAGTTGGACCTGGATGGTGGTGAAGGGAACGACTTGTTGATCGGCGGCGACGGTGTTGACGTGCTTCGAGGAGGTGCCGGCAACGACACACTGATCGGCGGAAAGGGCAACGACATCAAGCTGGGTGAAGAAGGCAATGATCTGATGGTCTGGAACAACGGTGACGGAAGTGACCTGATGGAAGGCGGCGAAGGCGACGACACCGTTCAAGTCAACGGAGCCGATGCCGCCGGCGATGACTTTTCGATCAACGCCAACGGCGATCGAGTCAATTTCCAACGCAACAACCTGGGGCTGTTTCAGTTGGACATCGGATCGACGGAGAACTTGGACGTCAACGGTCAGGGCGGCAATGACCGCGTCTTCGCAGGTGACATGACGGGTGTCGACGATCTGTCGGAGATTGATCTCGACGGCGGCGCGGGCAACGACCGTATCGACGCGCGAAGACTGAATGCGGAAGTCGACCTAATCGCTCAAGGCGGCGATGGCCGTGACATCATTTTCGGTGGGATGGGGAACGATCTGTTGCTGGGTGGCGATGGGAATGACTTCATCCGCGGGTTCGCCGGCGATGACACTATCGACGGTGGGGACGGTCGGGATGTGATCTTTGGTGACCTGGGCAACGATGACCTGAGCGGTGGAGCGGGAAATGATGCCGTGATTGGCGGCCGTGGCGATGATGCACTCGATGGCGGCGATGGGTTTGACTTGTTGGTCGGAGGCTCCGGTAACGACACCGGCATCAACGGCGAGATCAACATCAGCGTGAACTGA
- a CDS encoding RNA polymerase sigma factor has product MSNDSEFETSPTLLGHLHSHADDQSAWQRFETRYAPLIASWCRRWGAQASDAEDIGQEVLLALCKQMSTFQYDQSQSFRGFLRTIARRAWCDLLDKRRRQAIATGDSAVLGLLENQGDGDAFADQLEMEWRQELLERAMERVQKRVKPHTWQAFEATTRDGLSGAEVAERLEMKIGAVWVAKSKIKKMLQEELATLEREELRPEGGR; this is encoded by the coding sequence TTGTCCAACGACAGCGAATTTGAAACCAGTCCGACCTTGCTGGGCCATCTGCATTCCCATGCGGACGATCAGTCCGCGTGGCAGCGATTCGAAACACGATACGCGCCCCTGATCGCGTCATGGTGTCGACGCTGGGGTGCCCAGGCCTCAGACGCCGAGGACATCGGCCAGGAAGTCCTGCTGGCGCTCTGCAAACAGATGTCGACGTTTCAGTACGACCAATCGCAAAGCTTTCGCGGATTCTTGCGCACCATTGCCCGTCGCGCCTGGTGTGATTTACTGGACAAACGTCGACGGCAGGCGATCGCCACGGGCGACTCCGCAGTCCTGGGCTTGCTGGAGAACCAGGGAGACGGCGACGCTTTCGCCGATCAGTTGGAAATGGAGTGGCGACAGGAGTTGCTCGAACGAGCAATGGAGCGTGTTCAAAAACGTGTCAAGCCACATACATGGCAAGCCTTCGAAGCGACCACGCGCGATGGTCTCTCGGGTGCCGAAGTCGCTGAGCGGCTGGAGATGAAGATCGGCGCAGTGTGGGTCGCCAAAAGCAAGATCAAGAAGATGCTGCAAGAGGAATTGGCGACGCTTGAGCGCGAGGAACTTCGTCCAGAAGGCGGCCGATGA
- a CDS encoding serine/threonine-protein kinase, translating to MMTCPPDEAFRRLLDQTSVSTDQSLIEHVGSCPTCGDRLQALAETDDATNVAIETLLARQDIAWPKTDGQASSGQASSGTLDLPATEFDTAPQARSKNRAHTRKSASSTQSDHAGGNREPESPGQRRRSDDPREDFGDYELLRQVGAGGMGIVYQARQKSADRMVAVKLIRPDQLAMLPADRREVWKERFRAEAKAAARLDHEHVVTIYEVGEVEGTLYYSMQFIEGRSLSQMVGESPIENRRVAELIAKVASAVDHAHGQGILHRDIKPQNILVREQPQTGAATGTTLAVGRDRPYVADFGLAKTLDEGGASSTHTGEVMGSPSFMSPEQAQDASRCTIASDVYSLGATLYFALTGRPPFRAASPLETLRQVIGEDPVPPRELNRAIEADLQTITLKALAKEPSKRYRTAEAFAADLECYLDGRPIKARPVSSTERFMRWCRRNPAVAGLTGGVAVLLVLVAVVSMLSAIQLQRLVNREREARQEAEEFFTVSLDVIHDMVTDYAGESLEHVPQMQQARRDLLNRALMLYTRLSKSRPSSPELLAAYARTRYRIAILHDLLGEVEQAKVAHRDAIELFDQLRKQTPDDPQLQLSWSRAHTMLGEALRKTEPVPARRHFDDALTAQRALREAFPDKAIYAREQSRTLNNLGLLLTETGDYPLAEDHLQIGIEILDELSRSKTLPATELSDVLADLARSQINLGVLLRRLPERAGEARQQYETALRTLRQSVDLEPDDRDHRFRLAVAEVDLGNFLLLNVPDEKQSARDHAGSAAKRFDRLTEDFPGIPIYLYEAANARNSLAGILAMMGESPASMTEFRRAESQLEQLQVEFPEFAQTEAKFHSLWGRVCGGIGFLHSQNGDWQSARDFVADAIDHQQAALQRQPKNPEFAAFLEQHRSFQVTVQNRLESN from the coding sequence ATGATGACGTGCCCGCCTGACGAAGCGTTTCGGCGACTGTTGGACCAGACATCGGTTTCCACCGACCAATCATTGATCGAACATGTCGGATCCTGCCCGACTTGTGGCGACCGGCTGCAAGCACTGGCCGAGACAGATGACGCAACGAACGTCGCCATTGAAACGTTGCTGGCTCGGCAAGACATCGCTTGGCCGAAGACCGACGGGCAGGCCAGTTCAGGACAGGCCAGTTCAGGTACGTTGGATCTCCCGGCAACCGAATTTGATACCGCTCCGCAGGCTCGCTCAAAGAATCGGGCGCACACCCGCAAATCTGCGTCCTCCACGCAGTCTGACCACGCCGGTGGCAATCGCGAACCGGAATCGCCGGGTCAGCGGAGGCGATCAGATGATCCGCGTGAGGACTTTGGTGATTATGAATTGCTGCGTCAGGTGGGTGCCGGCGGAATGGGCATCGTTTACCAAGCCCGCCAGAAAAGCGCCGATCGCATGGTTGCGGTAAAACTGATTCGGCCCGACCAACTGGCCATGTTGCCGGCCGACCGGCGTGAAGTCTGGAAAGAACGTTTTCGCGCCGAAGCAAAAGCCGCGGCACGTTTGGATCACGAACACGTCGTCACCATCTACGAAGTCGGTGAGGTCGAAGGGACGCTGTACTACTCGATGCAATTCATCGAAGGTCGCAGCTTGTCACAGATGGTCGGCGAGAGTCCGATCGAGAACCGTCGTGTGGCCGAGTTGATCGCCAAAGTGGCTTCGGCGGTCGATCACGCCCACGGACAGGGAATCCTGCACCGAGACATCAAACCGCAAAACATCTTGGTCCGCGAGCAGCCGCAAACGGGCGCCGCGACGGGAACAACGCTCGCTGTCGGCCGTGATCGACCCTACGTCGCCGATTTCGGCTTGGCCAAAACGCTTGACGAAGGCGGCGCCAGCAGCACGCACACGGGCGAAGTCATGGGATCGCCTTCGTTCATGTCACCCGAACAAGCCCAGGATGCTTCGCGTTGCACGATCGCCAGCGACGTTTACAGTCTTGGGGCGACGCTTTACTTTGCCCTGACCGGTCGTCCACCCTTTCGCGCCGCGTCGCCGCTGGAGACCCTTCGCCAAGTCATTGGTGAAGACCCCGTGCCACCGCGCGAACTGAACCGGGCGATCGAAGCAGATCTGCAAACGATCACGCTCAAGGCATTGGCAAAGGAGCCGTCCAAACGGTATCGCACCGCCGAAGCGTTCGCTGCCGATTTGGAATGCTACCTGGACGGCAGACCGATCAAGGCTCGACCGGTCAGCAGTACCGAGCGGTTCATGCGTTGGTGCCGTCGCAATCCCGCCGTCGCCGGATTGACTGGCGGAGTCGCCGTTTTGCTTGTGCTGGTCGCGGTCGTCTCAATGCTATCGGCAATCCAGTTGCAACGATTGGTCAATCGTGAACGCGAAGCCCGACAGGAGGCCGAAGAATTCTTCACGGTCTCTCTGGACGTGATCCATGACATGGTGACCGACTACGCCGGCGAATCACTTGAACACGTCCCCCAGATGCAGCAGGCTAGGCGTGATCTACTGAATCGAGCGTTGATGCTGTACACCCGGTTGTCCAAATCGCGACCGAGCAGTCCCGAATTGCTGGCCGCCTACGCACGCACTCGCTATCGCATCGCCATCTTGCACGATTTGCTGGGCGAAGTCGAGCAAGCCAAGGTCGCCCATCGTGATGCGATCGAGTTGTTTGACCAACTTCGCAAACAAACCCCTGATGACCCGCAGTTGCAGCTCTCTTGGTCGCGAGCCCATACGATGCTCGGTGAAGCGCTTCGGAAGACCGAGCCGGTGCCGGCACGACGACATTTTGACGATGCGTTGACGGCACAACGCGCGTTGCGCGAAGCCTTCCCCGACAAGGCGATTTACGCGAGGGAACAAAGTCGGACGCTGAACAACCTGGGACTGTTGCTGACCGAAACAGGCGACTATCCACTCGCCGAGGACCACTTGCAGATCGGAATCGAAATTCTTGACGAACTCTCGCGAAGTAAAACTCTGCCCGCGACCGAGCTTTCGGATGTCCTGGCCGACCTGGCACGCTCGCAAATCAACCTTGGCGTGTTGTTACGAAGGCTTCCTGAACGTGCCGGCGAAGCGCGCCAGCAGTATGAAACCGCGCTGCGAACGTTGCGACAAAGCGTTGACCTCGAACCGGATGATCGAGATCACCGTTTTCGTTTGGCCGTGGCAGAAGTTGACCTTGGAAATTTTTTGCTTTTGAACGTGCCCGACGAAAAACAGTCGGCACGCGATCATGCAGGCAGCGCGGCGAAACGCTTTGATCGGCTGACCGAAGACTTTCCCGGTATCCCGATCTACTTATACGAAGCCGCCAATGCGCGAAACAGTTTGGCGGGGATACTCGCAATGATGGGCGAGTCACCTGCATCGATGACCGAATTCCGGCGTGCCGAATCGCAGCTCGAACAACTGCAGGTCGAGTTTCCAGAATTCGCCCAGACCGAAGCCAAGTTTCACAGCCTTTGGGGCCGTGTTTGTGGCGGCATCGGATTTTTACATTCGCAGAACGGTGACTGGCAATCCGCTCGGGACTTCGTCGCAGACGCAATTGATCACCAGCAGGCCGCGCTCCAGAGGCAGCCCAAGAATCCCGAGTTCGCCGCGTTCCTGGAGCAGCACCGCTCCTTTCAGGTGACGGTACAAAATCGGCTGGAATCGAATTAA
- a CDS encoding DUF1552 domain-containing protein, with amino-acid sequence MKWHIDRRTFLRGAAGPLLPLPFLNLMESSASGAIDDAPPLRFVTLFKPNGVHPPSWNINGGTEFDFRMSPLMQPFAKHKDDLLILDNMGDFGFSSHANSTRRFLCGHHQSTKTPSIDQLIADKIGGDTAHRSLELTTEGLFPNQFGCSYISYDQNGDAIPRESDPQLIYDRLFQNPMSNPAKRAEMTSLLDRVAEDARSLQRRAGLEDRQTLDQYLSVVRETEKRIANLQQTKNTIPIPTIERPLAPANLNEQVESMIDLIALALWTDSTRCVTYMLGNSNSRMIFDFLGIKEQHHYLSHFFRNFSRSNLDALLKISLWHMEKFDYLLNKMKSYKDHNGSLLDHSLVLFGSGMGHSDNHTVKRVPIILAGQGGGRLKTGRYVRYAENQQLGRLHLALLQKFGINIDSFGQSNQPLPGLDGSDYTPFRERSFESWVRYESGTITVQGRLRLSEDLNEAKIFYVDVPGRLPVRVEIEFRDFHDFNLAYHCGTPIELTGDGTQRNGQLVITKIKGLRSLFGKKPGTQNG; translated from the coding sequence ATGAAGTGGCACATCGATCGACGCACGTTTCTTCGCGGGGCCGCGGGCCCACTGTTGCCGTTGCCGTTTCTGAATCTGATGGAATCCTCGGCGTCGGGGGCAATCGACGACGCGCCGCCACTCCGGTTTGTGACGCTGTTCAAGCCCAACGGCGTGCACCCGCCCAGCTGGAACATCAACGGAGGCACCGAGTTTGATTTTCGCATGTCCCCGTTGATGCAGCCGTTTGCCAAGCACAAGGACGACCTGCTGATTCTGGACAACATGGGCGATTTTGGTTTTTCCTCCCACGCCAATTCGACGCGGCGTTTTCTGTGCGGTCATCATCAAAGCACCAAAACTCCGTCGATCGACCAACTGATCGCCGACAAGATCGGCGGCGACACCGCGCACCGATCGTTGGAATTGACCACCGAAGGGCTGTTTCCCAATCAATTCGGATGCAGCTATATCTCATACGATCAAAACGGAGATGCGATCCCGCGTGAGAGCGATCCGCAATTGATTTATGACCGGCTGTTTCAAAACCCGATGTCCAATCCGGCCAAACGTGCCGAAATGACCAGCCTGTTGGATCGCGTCGCCGAGGACGCCCGATCACTGCAACGCCGTGCGGGTCTGGAAGATCGACAAACGCTGGATCAGTACCTGAGCGTCGTTCGCGAAACGGAAAAGCGAATCGCCAATCTGCAGCAAACGAAAAATACGATCCCGATTCCGACGATCGAGCGGCCGCTTGCCCCGGCCAACCTGAACGAACAAGTCGAATCGATGATCGACTTGATCGCCCTGGCGCTCTGGACCGACTCGACGCGGTGCGTCACCTACATGCTCGGCAACAGCAACAGTCGGATGATCTTTGATTTCCTGGGCATCAAAGAACAGCATCACTACCTGTCGCACTTCTTCCGGAACTTTTCACGGTCCAACCTGGACGCGTTGCTAAAGATCAGCCTTTGGCACATGGAAAAATTCGATTACTTGCTCAACAAAATGAAATCTTACAAGGACCACAACGGATCCTTGTTGGATCACAGTCTTGTGTTGTTCGGTTCCGGCATGGGACACAGCGACAACCACACGGTCAAACGGGTGCCGATCATCCTGGCCGGTCAGGGCGGCGGCCGATTGAAGACCGGGCGTTATGTTCGCTATGCCGAAAATCAACAACTCGGTCGGCTTCACCTGGCCTTGTTGCAGAAATTCGGTATCAACATCGATTCGTTCGGGCAATCCAATCAGCCCTTGCCCGGGCTCGACGGATCCGATTACACGCCGTTCCGCGAGCGTTCGTTCGAAAGCTGGGTGCGCTACGAATCGGGAACGATCACGGTCCAGGGGCGATTGAGGCTGTCCGAGGACTTAAACGAAGCCAAGATCTTTTACGTCGACGTCCCGGGCCGATTGCCGGTTCGCGTGGAGATCGAATTCCGTGATTTCCACGATTTTAATTTGGCCTACCACTGCGGGACACCGATCGAGCTGACCGGCGACGGAACGCAGCGCAATGGCCAGCTGGTGATCACCAAGATCAAGGGCTTGCGATCACTGTTCGGAAAAAAGCCGGGGACGCAGAACGGGTGA
- a CDS encoding DUF1592 domain-containing protein, whose product MTLSTKRSSACLFCAAVLLVFIRPVRAETVYESTIRPLIQKYCFSCHGGEDVSGDVDLLKIRTQQQALDQFEVWESATELIRDSVMPPEDQPQPSEAEKEQILRWYQNRFVDSVQAHPGHFRPRRLSAHEYRNTLHSVFGFSLDVAIIEAEQTISEKSLVMKLLPTDPPGASGFKNDTSGNPLTTVVWDQYAYLVDFAIEKLFSAGGHPQLNRLIGSETDGTLSHQQAATLLRRIAQAAYRRHISDDVIARSLANLAAASSSELQRVTRQELKTVLMSPRFFYRGLMMQIPRDRIEPVDAFELAERISYFLWADMPDEELMRLAAAGSLTDPSVLEGQIDCMLASPKSRSLAEHLGVEWFSLDEIDQVSNNPPVADALKSQPIDYLHYLFTEGRPVLELIDSDVAFVNAHTAKYYPGDRRQLVAYKKGKGIEVERLPNQKIDLVQSVHRGGFLTIPGVLAMNRGPVLRGTWMLERILGDDLPEPPANVGQVPSNRRGENLTFRERFEIHRSNPTCAVCHDKIDPLGFALQYYDDSGAHLLVEKPGNKRRKNEAAVDVEQIDASGRLPSGESFTDFEELKQILATSQKEPVIRNVVERFLAYALCRKLEYHDRPTVDRILAKLLQSDGTFRDLIHEVCTCLPMRQTFIRSDQNSDSRAATGETTTSQ is encoded by the coding sequence ATGACGCTATCAACAAAGCGAAGTTCAGCATGCCTGTTCTGCGCCGCCGTCCTCCTCGTTTTTATTCGTCCGGTCCGCGCCGAGACGGTTTACGAGTCGACGATCCGACCGCTGATTCAGAAGTATTGTTTCAGCTGCCACGGCGGCGAGGATGTCAGCGGCGATGTCGATCTGCTCAAGATCCGGACCCAGCAACAAGCGCTCGACCAGTTCGAAGTCTGGGAGTCGGCCACCGAATTGATCCGCGACTCCGTCATGCCACCGGAGGACCAACCGCAGCCGAGTGAAGCGGAAAAGGAGCAGATCCTCCGCTGGTACCAGAACCGATTCGTCGACTCCGTCCAGGCACACCCGGGACACTTTCGTCCCCGCCGGCTTTCGGCACACGAGTATCGTAACACCCTGCACAGCGTGTTCGGGTTTTCATTGGATGTGGCGATCATCGAAGCCGAACAGACGATTTCGGAGAAGTCGTTGGTGATGAAATTGCTGCCGACCGATCCGCCGGGTGCCTCCGGTTTCAAGAACGACACCTCGGGGAACCCGCTGACCACCGTGGTTTGGGATCAATATGCTTATCTGGTCGATTTCGCGATTGAAAAACTGTTCTCAGCCGGCGGTCATCCGCAATTAAACAGGCTGATCGGTTCAGAGACCGACGGGACGCTTTCACACCAGCAGGCGGCAACGCTGCTACGCCGAATCGCACAGGCTGCGTATCGACGCCACATCAGCGACGACGTGATCGCTCGTTCGCTGGCGAATCTCGCCGCCGCGTCATCGAGTGAACTCCAGCGGGTCACCCGTCAGGAATTGAAGACGGTTCTGATGTCACCTCGATTCTTCTATCGGGGATTGATGATGCAGATCCCACGCGACCGGATTGAGCCGGTCGACGCATTCGAGCTGGCCGAACGGATCAGCTATTTCCTGTGGGCCGACATGCCGGATGAAGAACTGATGCGTCTGGCGGCGGCCGGGTCGCTGACAGACCCGTCGGTCCTGGAAGGACAAATCGACTGCATGCTTGCCTCGCCCAAGTCGCGAAGCTTGGCCGAACACCTGGGCGTCGAGTGGTTTTCGTTGGATGAAATCGATCAGGTCTCGAACAATCCTCCGGTCGCCGATGCGTTGAAAAGCCAGCCCATCGATTACCTGCATTATCTGTTCACCGAAGGGCGGCCGGTCTTGGAACTGATTGATTCTGACGTCGCATTCGTCAATGCGCATACGGCGAAGTACTACCCCGGGGATCGTCGACAGTTGGTTGCGTACAAAAAGGGCAAGGGGATTGAGGTCGAGCGGCTGCCGAACCAGAAGATCGACTTGGTGCAGAGTGTCCATCGTGGCGGATTCTTGACGATTCCCGGCGTGTTGGCGATGAACCGAGGTCCGGTCTTGCGCGGGACCTGGATGCTGGAGCGAATCCTCGGCGACGACTTGCCCGAACCGCCAGCGAATGTCGGTCAAGTGCCGAGCAATCGGCGTGGCGAAAACCTGACTTTTCGAGAACGCTTTGAGATCCATCGCAGCAACCCGACGTGTGCGGTGTGTCACGACAAAATCGATCCACTCGGTTTTGCGCTGCAGTACTACGACGATTCCGGGGCGCATTTGCTTGTGGAGAAACCCGGCAACAAACGTCGGAAAAACGAGGCGGCGGTGGATGTGGAACAGATCGATGCGAGCGGGCGACTGCCTTCGGGTGAGAGCTTCACTGACTTCGAGGAATTGAAACAGATTCTCGCCACCAGCCAGAAAGAACCGGTCATCCGAAATGTCGTCGAGCGGTTTTTGGCATACGCCCTGTGTCGCAAACTCGAGTATCATGACCGTCCCACCGTGGATCGGATCCTTGCCAAGCTGCTGCAATCCGACGGAACGTTTCGCGATCTGATCCATGAAGTTTGCACGTGTTTGCCGATGCGTCAGACCTTTATTCGCAGTGATCAAAACAGTGACAGCCGTGCGGCGACGGGCGAAACGACAACCAGCCAGTAG